One genomic segment of Sorex araneus isolate mSorAra2 chromosome X, mSorAra2.pri, whole genome shotgun sequence includes these proteins:
- the LOC101556580 gene encoding olfactory receptor 6B2-like, whose protein sequence is MKGENVTRVSTFILLGFPTVPWLQYVLFLLFLLTYLFILLENLAIILTVWSSPALHRPMYYFLGSMSFLEIWYVSDIIPKMLDGLLLQHKRISFVGCMTQLYFFSSLVCSECVLLASMAYDRYVAICHPLRYQVIMTTGLCIQLVLFSFASGFSISMIKVYFVSSATFCGSYILNHFFCDISPILKLACTDFSTAELVDFILAFIILVFPLISTILSYVHITLAVLRIPSASGRWKAFSTCASHLTVVTIFYMAMIFMYVRPKAIDSRSSNKLISAIYTVLTPIINPLIYCLRNKEFKDALKKMLGLGHPPE, encoded by the coding sequence ATGAAGGGAGAGAATGTGACCAGGGTCAGCACATTCATCCTGCTGGGCTTCCCTACGGTCCCCTGGCTGCAGTACgtgctcttcctcctcttcctgctcaccTATCTCTTCATCCTGCTGGAGAATCTGGCCATCATCCTCACCGTCTGGAGCAGCCCTGCACTCCACAGGCCCATGTACTACTTCCTGGGCTCCATGTCTTTCCTGGAGATCTGGTACGTGTCTGACATCATCCCCAAGATGCTGGACGGCTTACTCCTGCAGCACAAGCGCATCTCCTTCGTGGGCTGCATGACTCAGCTCTACTTCTTCAGCTCCCTAGTGTGCAGTGAGTGCGTGCTCCTGGCCTCCATGGCttatgaccgctacgtggccatctgccacccactGCGCTACCAAGTCATCATGACCACGGGGCTCTGCATACAGCTGGTGCTCTTCTCTTTCGCAAGTGGCTTCTCCATCTCTATGATCAAGGTGTACTTTGTCTCCAGTGCCACGTTCTGTGGCTCCTATATCCTGAACCACTTTTTCTGTGACATTTCCCCCATCCTCAAACTGGCCTGCACAGACTTCTCCACCGCAGAGCTGGTGGACTTCATCCTGGCCTTCATCATCCTGGTGTTTCCCCTTATTTCCACCATTCTGTCCTATGTACACATCACCCTGGCCGTCCTGCGCATCCCATCAGCCTCGGGCCGCTggaaagccttctccacctgtgcctcccacctcaCGGTGGTCACCATCTTCTATATGGCTATGATCTTCATGTACGTAAGGCCCAAGGCCATTGACTCCCGCAGCTCCAACAAGCTCATCTCTGCCATTTATACTGTCCTCACCCCAATAATTAATCCATTGATCTATTGTCTGCGGAACAAGGAATTTAAGGATGCGCTGAAAAAGATGCTGGGCCTTGGTCACCCTCCAGAGTAA